The Kaustia mangrovi genome has a segment encoding these proteins:
- a CDS encoding ABC transporter substrate-binding protein: MKLRTLMAASLAAVLIASGPVAAKTFKWAFQGDVQSLDPHGLNETFTLGFLGNVYEGLTAYDENLEIEPGLAVSWENTSPTVWRFKLREGVKFHDGGDFTADDVIFSWQRMKTDGSDMKGYAALIKDIKKIDDYTIEIETPSPDPILPRSLTFVYIMDKEWAEEHDATEATSPKAATTSSTYAAQNANGTGPFMVSERQPDVKSVFKRFDGYWGEPKTNVTEVIFTPIEQAATRVAALISGELDLVYPVPVQDWPRLESADGVEPLTGPEARTIFLGIDQSRDELLYSNVKGKNPAKDIKVRQAIAHAIDLDAIKQKIMRGASTPTGLLIAPQINGFNDALNKPYEYDPEKSKALLAEAGYPDGFEIGMDCPNNRYVNDERICQAVVAMLARVGVKVDLNAQPKSKYFAKVATQNDNDTSFYLLGWTPSSMDAYNPLFNLVHCQTTDAGQFNYGRYCNEEIDGLTAKIASETDQEKRQSMIDQAFTMLREDYGYFPLHQQPLSWGVRSGVTAAQRADNVLDFRNVVMP, encoded by the coding sequence CGGCAATGTGTATGAGGGGCTGACGGCCTATGACGAGAATCTGGAGATCGAGCCGGGGCTCGCCGTGTCCTGGGAGAACACCTCGCCCACCGTCTGGCGTTTCAAGCTGCGCGAGGGCGTGAAGTTCCACGACGGCGGCGACTTCACCGCCGACGATGTCATCTTCTCCTGGCAGCGGATGAAGACCGACGGTTCCGACATGAAGGGCTATGCGGCCCTCATCAAGGACATCAAGAAGATCGACGACTACACGATCGAGATCGAGACCCCGTCGCCCGATCCGATCCTGCCGCGCTCCTTGACCTTCGTCTACATCATGGACAAGGAGTGGGCCGAGGAGCACGACGCCACGGAGGCGACGAGCCCGAAGGCGGCGACGACGAGCTCCACCTACGCCGCCCAGAACGCCAATGGCACCGGGCCCTTCATGGTGTCGGAGCGCCAGCCGGACGTGAAGTCGGTGTTCAAGCGCTTCGACGGCTATTGGGGCGAGCCGAAGACCAATGTGACCGAGGTGATCTTCACGCCCATCGAGCAGGCGGCCACCCGGGTTGCGGCCCTGATCTCCGGCGAGCTCGACCTCGTCTATCCCGTGCCGGTGCAGGACTGGCCGCGCCTCGAGAGCGCGGACGGCGTGGAGCCGCTGACCGGGCCGGAGGCGCGCACCATCTTCCTCGGCATCGACCAGAGCCGCGACGAGCTGCTCTATTCGAACGTCAAGGGCAAGAACCCGGCCAAGGACATCAAGGTGCGCCAGGCCATCGCCCACGCCATCGACCTCGATGCCATCAAGCAGAAGATCATGCGTGGCGCCTCGACCCCGACCGGGCTCCTGATCGCGCCGCAGATCAACGGCTTCAACGACGCGCTCAACAAGCCCTACGAATACGATCCGGAGAAGTCGAAGGCCCTGCTCGCCGAGGCCGGCTATCCAGACGGCTTCGAGATCGGCATGGACTGCCCGAACAACCGCTACGTCAATGACGAGCGGATCTGCCAGGCGGTCGTGGCGATGCTCGCGCGCGTCGGCGTCAAGGTCGACCTGAACGCCCAGCCCAAATCGAAATACTTCGCCAAGGTGGCGACCCAGAACGACAACGACACGTCCTTCTACCTGCTCGGCTGGACGCCGAGCTCGATGGACGCCTACAACCCGCTCTTCAATCTGGTGCACTGCCAGACCACGGATGCGGGCCAGTTCAATTACGGGCGCTACTGCAACGAGGAGATCGACGGGCTGACCGCGAAGATCGCCAGCGAGACCGACCAGGAGAAGCGCCAGTCCATGATCGACCAGGCGTTCACCATGCTGCGCGAGGATTACGGCTACTTCCCTCTGCACCAGCAGCCGCTCTCCTGGGGCGTGCGGTCGGGCGTGACGGCGGCCCAGCGCGCCGACAACGTGCTCGACTTCCGCAATGTCGTGATGCCGTGA
- a CDS encoding ABC transporter permease: protein MILFILRRLAESVFVMLAVALIAFTLFRFVGDPINNLVGQDTSLEEREQLKEDLGLNDPVIVQFARFVGDAARGDFGYSYQMRLPVKQLIAERFPATMELSMTSALIALFVGIPMGVYTALRRRSLIARSFMTASLMGVSLPTFLIGILLILIFGVQLRWLPTFGRGQVVDLGWWTTGFLTLSGLKALIMPAITLAIFQMTLIVRLVRAEMLEVMRSDYVKFARARGLKPRVINFSIALKNTLVPVITIIGLQVGSIIAFAIITESVFQWPGLGLLFIQAISEVDIPVMAAYLMLISFIFVLINLAVDLLYLVIDPRLRGETA, encoded by the coding sequence ATGATCCTGTTCATCCTGCGCCGGCTTGCCGAAAGCGTGTTCGTCATGCTGGCCGTGGCGCTGATCGCGTTCACGCTGTTCCGCTTCGTCGGCGACCCGATCAACAATCTGGTCGGCCAGGACACCTCGCTGGAGGAGCGCGAGCAGCTGAAGGAGGATCTGGGCCTCAACGATCCCGTCATCGTGCAGTTCGCCCGGTTCGTGGGCGACGCGGCGCGCGGCGATTTCGGCTATTCCTACCAGATGCGCCTGCCGGTGAAGCAGCTCATCGCGGAGCGGTTCCCGGCGACCATGGAGCTGTCCATGACGTCCGCGCTGATCGCGCTCTTCGTCGGCATACCCATGGGCGTCTACACCGCGCTTCGACGACGAAGCCTCATCGCGCGTTCCTTCATGACCGCCTCGCTCATGGGCGTGTCCCTGCCGACCTTCCTGATCGGCATCCTGCTTATCCTCATCTTCGGCGTGCAGCTCAGATGGCTACCGACATTCGGGCGCGGCCAGGTCGTCGATCTCGGCTGGTGGACGACGGGCTTCCTCACGCTGTCGGGTCTCAAGGCGCTGATCATGCCGGCGATCACGCTGGCCATCTTCCAGATGACGCTGATCGTGCGGCTCGTGCGCGCGGAGATGCTTGAGGTGATGCGCTCCGATTATGTGAAATTCGCCCGGGCGCGGGGCCTGAAGCCGCGCGTGATCAATTTCTCCATCGCGCTCAAGAACACGCTGGTGCCGGTGATCACCATCATCGGGCTGCAGGTCGGCTCGATCATCGCCTTCGCCATCATCACGGAGAGCGTGTTCCAGTGGCCGGGCCTCGGGCTCCTGTTCATCCAGGCGATCAGCGAGGTCGATATCCCGGTCATGGCGGCCTATCTGATGCTGATCTCCTTCATCTTCGTGCTGATCAACCTGGCGGTCGACCTGCTCTATCTGGTGATCGACCCGCGGCTGAGGGGAGAGACGGCATGA
- a CDS encoding ABC transporter permease, whose product MTDSDRTERPAGLLARLDESDLWWSFRHSPTVIVAALTTLVMFAAAIFAPWIAPHDPFDLSQVNLLDALLPPMWEEGGMAAFPLGTDDQGRDMLSTIIYGARISLFVGFASVALAMVIGVAVGLVSGYVGGWVDTVLMRIADVQLSFPAILIALLIDGVARGLLPRGSHDALAFYVLVIAIGLSFWVQYARTVRGSVLVERRKEYVLAAQVTGLPSLTILVRHILPNVTGPVLVIATIQLALAIITEATLSFLGVGIPPTSPSLGTLIRIGNDFLFSGEWWITIFPGAALVILVLAVNILGDWLRDALNPKLR is encoded by the coding sequence ATGACGGACTCAGACCGGACGGAGCGGCCGGCGGGCCTCCTCGCCCGCCTCGACGAGAGCGACCTGTGGTGGAGCTTCCGCCATTCGCCCACCGTGATCGTCGCCGCGTTGACGACGCTCGTCATGTTCGCCGCGGCGATCTTCGCGCCCTGGATCGCGCCCCACGACCCCTTCGACCTCTCCCAGGTGAACCTGCTCGACGCGCTCCTGCCGCCCATGTGGGAGGAGGGCGGCATGGCCGCCTTCCCGCTCGGCACCGACGATCAGGGCCGCGACATGCTCTCCACCATCATCTACGGGGCGCGCATCTCGCTGTTCGTCGGCTTTGCGAGCGTCGCGCTCGCCATGGTGATCGGCGTCGCCGTCGGCCTCGTCTCCGGCTATGTGGGGGGCTGGGTCGATACCGTGCTGATGCGCATCGCCGACGTCCAGCTCTCCTTCCCGGCGATCCTGATCGCGCTGCTGATCGACGGGGTGGCGCGCGGGCTCCTGCCGCGCGGCAGCCACGACGCGCTGGCCTTCTACGTGCTCGTCATTGCCATCGGCCTGTCCTTCTGGGTGCAGTATGCGCGCACCGTGCGCGGCTCCGTGCTCGTGGAGCGGCGCAAGGAATATGTGCTCGCCGCCCAGGTGACCGGCCTGCCGAGCCTCACCATCCTGGTGCGCCACATCCTGCCGAACGTCACCGGCCCGGTACTGGTGATCGCGACCATCCAGCTCGCGCTCGCCATCATCACGGAGGCGACGCTGTCCTTCCTCGGCGTCGGCATCCCGCCGACCTCGCCCTCGCTCGGCACGCTGATCCGCATCGGCAACGACTTCCTGTTCTCCGGCGAGTGGTGGATCACGATCTTTCCCGGCGCCGCCCTCGTCATCCTGGTGCTCGCGGTCAACATTCTCGGCGACTGGCTGCGCGACGCCCTCAACCCGAAGCTCAGATGA
- a CDS encoding dipeptide ABC transporter ATP-binding protein — protein MTRLLDISGLSVEFPSRRGTVTAARDITLSVAPGEILGVVGESGAGKSTIGAAVMGLLEPPGRVSGGEVHLDGQRIDTLPEGDKRRIRGRRIGMIFQDPLTSLNPLETIEDQLVTTILTHLDLSEAEARTRAVELIDQVGIPEPAKRVKNYPHQFSGGMRQRAVIALALCAEPEVVIADEPTTALDVSIQAQILELMRRLVRDRDVGMILITHDMGVIAETADRVAVMYRGSVVEEGPTDKILLNPDHAYTQSLIAAVPRPDRRMDRFPLVDYSGEGAAPRAAFDVKTHWLGQARDFAAAHEGPLVAVENLTMAFHVGGMLSGRHETFTAVDDLSLDIRDGEVFGLVGESGSGKSTVARLLTGIYRPVSGRVVFAGVDLTAIGSRREMNRYRRQMQMIFQDPYSSVNPRMRVSDIVAEPIRFHRLASSNAEARRIVEDLLEHVGLGAAAAKKYPHEFSGGQRQRISIARALATRPRFLICDEPTSALDVSIQAQILNLLKDLQEELGLTMLFISHDLPVIRQMCDRVGVMKDGRLMELAETETLFEAPQNDYTRHLLALMPKIYAEEAGEAGGAAALDA, from the coding sequence ATGACCCGATTGCTCGACATATCCGGCCTCTCGGTCGAATTTCCCTCGCGCCGCGGCACGGTGACGGCCGCGCGCGACATCACCCTGTCCGTCGCGCCCGGCGAGATCCTCGGCGTGGTGGGCGAATCCGGCGCCGGCAAGTCGACCATCGGGGCGGCCGTCATGGGGCTGCTGGAGCCGCCGGGCCGGGTCTCCGGCGGCGAGGTCCACCTCGACGGCCAGCGTATCGACACGCTGCCGGAGGGCGACAAGCGCCGCATACGCGGCCGGCGCATCGGCATGATCTTCCAGGACCCGCTGACCTCGCTCAATCCGCTGGAGACCATCGAGGACCAGCTCGTCACCACAATACTCACCCATCTCGACCTCTCCGAGGCGGAGGCGAGGACCCGCGCGGTGGAACTGATCGACCAGGTGGGCATCCCAGAGCCGGCCAAGAGGGTGAAGAACTACCCCCACCAGTTCTCCGGCGGCATGCGCCAGCGCGCGGTCATCGCGCTGGCCTTGTGCGCGGAGCCGGAGGTGGTGATCGCCGACGAGCCGACGACGGCGCTCGACGTCTCCATCCAGGCGCAGATCCTGGAGCTCATGCGCCGGCTGGTGCGCGACCGCGACGTGGGCATGATCCTCATCACCCACGATATGGGCGTGATCGCGGAGACGGCGGACCGGGTCGCGGTGATGTATCGCGGCTCGGTGGTGGAGGAGGGGCCGACGGACAAGATCCTCCTCAATCCCGACCATGCCTATACGCAGAGCCTGATCGCGGCGGTGCCGCGGCCCGACCGGCGCATGGACCGCTTCCCCCTCGTCGACTATTCGGGCGAGGGCGCGGCCCCGCGCGCGGCGTTCGACGTGAAGACCCACTGGCTCGGCCAGGCGCGCGATTTCGCCGCCGCCCATGAGGGGCCGCTCGTGGCGGTGGAGAACCTCACAATGGCGTTCCATGTCGGCGGCATGCTGAGCGGGCGCCACGAGACCTTCACCGCCGTCGACGATCTGAGCCTCGATATCCGCGATGGCGAGGTGTTCGGGCTGGTCGGGGAATCGGGCTCGGGCAAGTCCACGGTCGCGCGGCTGCTCACCGGCATCTACAGGCCGGTCTCGGGCCGCGTCGTGTTCGCCGGCGTCGATCTCACCGCCATCGGCTCGCGCCGCGAGATGAACCGCTACCGCCGGCAGATGCAGATGATCTTCCAGGACCCCTATTCGAGCGTGAACCCGCGCATGAGGGTGTCGGACATCGTCGCCGAGCCGATCCGCTTCCACAGGCTCGCCTCGTCCAATGCGGAGGCGCGGCGCATCGTGGAGGATCTCCTGGAGCATGTCGGGCTCGGCGCGGCGGCGGCGAAGAAGTATCCGCACGAATTCTCCGGCGGCCAGCGCCAGCGCATCTCCATCGCCCGCGCGCTCGCCACGAGGCCCCGCTTCCTCATCTGCGACGAGCCGACCTCCGCGCTCGACGTCTCCATCCAGGCGCAGATCCTCAACCTCCTGAAGGACCTCCAGGAGGAGCTCGGCCTCACCATGCTGTTCATCAGCCACGACCTGCCGGTGATCCGCCAGATGTGCGACCGGGTGGGCGTGATGAAGGATGGCCGGCTCATGGAGCTCGCCGAGACCGAAACGCTCTTCGAGGCCCCGCAGAACGACTATACGCGCCACCTCCTCGCGCTCATGCCGAAGATCTATGCCGAGGAAGCCGGCGAAGCCGGCGGGGCCGCCGCGCTCGACGCATGA
- a CDS encoding APC family permease, translating to MAGRGTMRRDVGLIGLTFVAVSGVIGSGWLFAPLLASEHAGPAAIISWAIGGVAMLMIALTFAEITAMLPVAGGIARVPQFSHGNVVAMAMGWSAWIGYNTTAPIEVEAMLRYVAPYIDWLHTGPDRSTLTGAGLAAACGLIALFTVINAAGVRFFSYVNSTLTWAKIAIPLVVMATLVWARFDTANFTAAGGFSPNGLHGILAAVSTGGVIFSYIGFRHVIDMAGEVHRPGVTVPVALVLSVLICLLVYGGMQIAFTGALSHDMLAKGWSGLMISADLGPLEAIATSLGFLWLVSLLNVGAVISPFGGGLVATGSNARLAYALAENGFFPKLFTQLSGRGVPLAALLLNFVFASAVFVTVPFAEIVKLNGSAIVLSFIVGPIAVVALRRLLPDRPRPLRLPAVTWIAAPAFVVATLVIYWSGWDTLWRLGLCLLAGLVLFLVRARTRGRGTLDYRQAVWLIPYLVGVGAISSLGTFGGTGLLPFGWDMAAIAVFALAVFAHAFRCRLPQARFDRYMADPDGIAAELDR from the coding sequence ATGGCGGGCAGGGGAACGATGCGGCGCGATGTCGGGCTGATCGGCCTGACATTCGTGGCGGTGAGCGGTGTGATCGGCTCAGGCTGGCTGTTCGCGCCGCTTCTGGCGAGCGAGCATGCGGGGCCGGCGGCCATCATCTCCTGGGCCATTGGCGGCGTCGCCATGCTCATGATCGCGCTCACCTTCGCCGAGATCACCGCCATGCTGCCCGTTGCCGGCGGCATTGCCCGCGTGCCCCAGTTCAGCCATGGCAATGTGGTCGCCATGGCCATGGGGTGGAGCGCCTGGATCGGCTACAACACCACCGCGCCGATCGAGGTGGAGGCGATGCTGCGCTATGTGGCCCCCTATATCGACTGGCTGCATACCGGCCCCGACCGCAGCACGCTCACCGGGGCGGGTCTCGCGGCCGCCTGCGGCCTGATCGCGCTCTTCACCGTCATCAACGCCGCCGGCGTGCGTTTCTTCTCCTATGTCAACTCGACGCTCACATGGGCGAAGATCGCCATTCCGCTCGTCGTCATGGCGACCCTCGTCTGGGCGCGCTTCGATACGGCGAACTTCACCGCGGCGGGCGGCTTCTCCCCGAACGGGCTGCACGGCATCCTCGCAGCCGTGTCGACCGGCGGCGTGATCTTCTCCTATATCGGCTTCCGCCATGTCATCGACATGGCCGGCGAGGTGCACCGTCCGGGCGTGACCGTTCCGGTCGCACTGGTCCTGTCGGTGCTGATCTGCCTGCTCGTCTATGGTGGCATGCAGATCGCCTTCACCGGCGCCCTGTCGCACGACATGCTGGCGAAGGGCTGGAGCGGGCTCATGATCTCCGCCGATCTGGGACCGCTCGAGGCGATCGCCACCTCGCTCGGATTCCTGTGGCTGGTGAGCCTGCTCAATGTCGGCGCCGTCATCAGCCCGTTCGGCGGCGGGCTGGTGGCCACGGGTTCCAATGCGCGCCTCGCCTATGCGCTCGCGGAGAACGGATTCTTCCCGAAGCTCTTCACGCAGCTGTCCGGGCGCGGCGTGCCGCTCGCCGCGCTCCTGCTCAACTTCGTCTTCGCCTCGGCGGTCTTCGTGACGGTCCCCTTCGCGGAGATCGTCAAGCTCAACGGCTCCGCGATCGTCCTGTCCTTCATCGTCGGACCGATCGCGGTCGTGGCGCTTCGCCGCCTCCTGCCGGACCGGCCCCGCCCGCTGCGCCTGCCTGCGGTGACATGGATCGCCGCGCCCGCCTTCGTGGTGGCGACCCTCGTCATCTACTGGAGCGGATGGGACACGCTGTGGCGGCTCGGCCTGTGCCTTCTCGCCGGCCTCGTCCTGTTCCTGGTCCGCGCGCGCACACGCGGTCGCGGCACGCTCGACTACCGACAGGCCGTCTGGCTCATCCCCTATCTGGTCGGGGTCGGCGCAATCTCCTCTCTCGGCACGTTCGGCGGCACGGGCCTCCTGCCCTTCGGCTGGGACATGGCGGCGATCGCCGTCTTCGCGCTCGCCGTCTTCGCCCATGCCTTCCGGTGCCGCCTGCCTCAAGCCCGGTTCGACCGCTACATGGCCGACCCGGACGGCATTGCCGCGGAGCTGGACCGGTGA
- a CDS encoding pyridoxal phosphate-dependent aminotransferase encodes MTTPRLTALVDTLPSTVPFVGPETQERARGKPFRARIGANENVFGPSPAAIEAMGEAAAGVWKYCDPENFDLKQALARHHGVAPENVAVGEGIDGLLGYTVRLVTEPGVAIVTSKGAYPTFNFHVAGFGGRLATVPYRDDREDPDALADLARREEARLLYFANPDNPMGTWWPRETVSDLIDAVPDGTLLCLDEAYCEFAPDGALAPIDVDNPKVLRFRTFSKAYGMAGARIGYAIGEASVVANFDKIRNHFGVNRIAQAGALAALADRGWLAHVIAEVAAARRRIAAIAEANGLDALPSAANFVAIDCGRDGDFARRVLAELVARDIFVRMPGVAPLDRCIRISAGTPADLDLLEETLPAALAAASG; translated from the coding sequence ATGACGACACCACGCCTGACCGCCCTTGTGGACACCCTGCCCTCCACCGTGCCCTTTGTCGGGCCGGAGACGCAGGAGCGCGCGCGGGGCAAGCCCTTCCGCGCCCGCATCGGCGCCAACGAGAATGTCTTCGGCCCGTCGCCCGCCGCCATCGAGGCGATGGGCGAGGCGGCGGCCGGGGTCTGGAAATATTGCGATCCGGAGAATTTCGACCTGAAGCAGGCGCTCGCCCGCCATCACGGCGTCGCGCCGGAGAATGTCGCGGTGGGCGAGGGGATCGACGGCCTGCTCGGCTACACGGTCAGGCTCGTCACCGAGCCGGGCGTGGCCATCGTCACGTCGAAGGGCGCCTATCCCACCTTCAACTTCCATGTGGCCGGGTTCGGCGGCCGGCTCGCGACGGTGCCCTATCGCGACGACCGCGAGGACCCGGACGCGCTCGCCGATCTCGCCCGGCGCGAGGAGGCCCGCCTCCTCTATTTCGCCAATCCGGACAATCCGATGGGCACATGGTGGCCGCGCGAGACCGTCTCCGATCTCATCGACGCGGTGCCCGACGGCACGCTCCTGTGCCTCGACGAGGCCTATTGCGAGTTCGCGCCCGACGGCGCGCTGGCGCCCATCGATGTGGACAATCCGAAGGTTCTGCGCTTCCGCACCTTCTCCAAGGCCTATGGCATGGCGGGCGCGCGCATCGGCTATGCCATCGGCGAGGCCTCGGTCGTCGCGAATTTCGACAAGATCCGCAACCATTTCGGCGTGAACCGCATCGCCCAGGCCGGGGCGCTCGCCGCGCTCGCCGACCGGGGCTGGCTCGCCCATGTGATCGCGGAGGTCGCCGCCGCGCGCAGGCGCATCGCGGCCATTGCGGAGGCGAACGGGCTGGACGCCCTGCCGTCGGCGGCGAATTTCGTCGCCATCGATTGCGGCCGCGACGGCGATTTCGCCCGCCGCGTCCTCGCCGAGCTCGTCGCGCGCGACATCTTCGTGCGCATGCCGGGCGTCGCGCCGCTCGACCGCTGCATCCGGATCAGCGCCGGCACCCCGGCCGATCTCGATCTCCTGGAGGAGACGCTCCCCGCCGCGCTCGCCGCGGCGTCGGGCTAG
- a CDS encoding AMP-binding protein: protein MPHGEETALGALVDAADGHAAALVHDGRTITYGEISEASRRVAGGLARLGIARGDRVAIWLPNTPDWLVAFLALARLGAVAVSVNTRFRSAEVEDIVGRSGCRALILWPGFRNIDFAGILAGVAPAALALLDHVVTVGDAPRAPLVAGAQTTAFADLLKAEPLEADEGGPDHPCLIFTTSGTTSKPKFVLHRQGALAAHARHAATGLGYREAGTVLLQLLPFCGTFGLTQALAGFAAGRPAVLQTVFDAQEAVRLIAAHGVTQFNASDEMIARLVAAAEDARAFQTVRFCGFARFSGEPGIVEAADAKGLAMVGLFGMSETHALFAVQPRDDPERRTLAGGVPVVPGARVRAVDPETGETLADGETGMLEILSPTRMVGYFGNAEATREAIAADGYFRTGDLGYTTGDGGFVFVGRGGDALRLGGFLVSPAEIEAHLETHPAVKACAVVAGSGALAGKAVAFVETAQAPADEEALRAFCAKRLARFKVPARLFAVDELPRVHSANGAKILRNVLRDWAAERTRTTPEEDRP from the coding sequence ATGCCTCACGGGGAGGAAACGGCGCTCGGCGCCTTGGTCGATGCCGCCGACGGGCACGCCGCCGCGCTCGTCCATGACGGCCGGACAATCACCTATGGCGAGATATCCGAGGCGAGCCGGCGCGTGGCGGGCGGGCTCGCCCGCCTCGGCATCGCGCGCGGCGACCGGGTGGCGATCTGGCTGCCCAACACGCCCGACTGGCTGGTGGCCTTCCTCGCGCTGGCCCGCCTCGGCGCCGTCGCGGTGTCCGTCAATACGCGCTTCCGCAGCGCCGAGGTGGAGGACATTGTCGGGCGGTCCGGCTGCCGCGCGCTCATCCTGTGGCCGGGCTTCAGGAATATCGATTTCGCAGGCATCCTCGCCGGCGTCGCGCCCGCCGCGCTCGCCTTGCTCGACCATGTGGTGACCGTCGGGGACGCGCCGCGCGCACCCCTCGTTGCGGGCGCGCAGACCACCGCCTTCGCCGACCTCCTGAAGGCTGAGCCGCTCGAGGCCGACGAGGGCGGCCCGGACCATCCCTGCCTGATCTTCACCACGTCGGGCACGACCTCGAAACCGAAATTCGTCCTCCACCGCCAGGGCGCGCTCGCAGCCCATGCCCGCCATGCCGCGACGGGGCTCGGCTATCGCGAGGCGGGCACGGTGCTTCTCCAGCTCCTGCCCTTCTGCGGCACCTTCGGCCTCACCCAGGCGCTTGCGGGGTTCGCGGCGGGCCGGCCTGCCGTGCTGCAGACCGTGTTCGACGCGCAAGAAGCGGTGCGGCTGATCGCGGCCCACGGCGTCACCCAGTTCAATGCGAGCGACGAGATGATCGCCCGGCTCGTCGCGGCGGCGGAGGATGCGCGCGCCTTCCAGACGGTGCGCTTCTGCGGCTTTGCCCGGTTCTCCGGCGAGCCCGGCATCGTGGAGGCGGCGGATGCGAAGGGGCTCGCCATGGTCGGCCTGTTCGGCATGAGCGAGACCCATGCCCTGTTCGCCGTCCAGCCGCGCGACGATCCCGAACGCCGAACGCTCGCCGGCGGCGTGCCCGTGGTGCCGGGCGCACGCGTGCGCGCCGTCGATCCGGAGACGGGCGAAACGCTCGCCGACGGGGAGACGGGCATGCTGGAAATCCTCTCGCCAACGCGCATGGTCGGCTATTTCGGGAACGCGGAGGCGACGCGCGAGGCGATCGCGGCGGACGGCTATTTCCGCACCGGCGATCTCGGCTATACGACGGGCGATGGCGGTTTCGTCTTCGTCGGGCGCGGCGGCGACGCGCTGAGGCTCGGGGGCTTCCTGGTCTCGCCCGCCGAGATCGAGGCGCATCTGGAGACCCACCCGGCCGTGAAGGCCTGCGCCGTCGTGGCGGGCTCCGGCGCGCTCGCCGGCAAGGCGGTCGCCTTCGTGGAAACGGCGCAGGCGCCGGCGGACGAGGAGGCGCTGCGCGCGTTCTGCGCCAAGCGCCTCGCCCGCTTCAAGGTGCCCGCCCGCCTGTTCGCCGTCGACGAATTGCCGCGCGTCCACAGCGCCAATGGTGCGAAGATTCTGCGCAACGTGCTGCGCGACTGGGCTGCGGAGCGGACACGGACAACGCCTGAGGAGGACCGCCCCTGA